A genome region from Erigeron canadensis isolate Cc75 chromosome 3, C_canadensis_v1, whole genome shotgun sequence includes the following:
- the LOC122593572 gene encoding cytochrome P450 94A1-like → MIDLLELNSTSFLFLLLLPLTFFFFKSIISIIISLIKQPSTNKYAPRSYPLIGSVFAILRNKHRFIQWTSDVVNNSPTKTMMLHRPLGSVRVITSNPDVVRHMLKTNFHLYPKGEPARNIGYDLLGEGIFNIDGEEWKFQRQLSSHEFNTKSLKNFVEHVVGTELNDRLLPILTASAATKTTILDFQDILQRFAFDNICKIAFGYDPAYLTPSLPEAIFATAFEEAVLITTGRIRSNLPLIWKLKRFLNVGSEKRLRDAVVIIREFANKVTREKKMQLQGKSSLDSVDLLHRFLVSGHSDENFVADIVISFVLAGRDTTSAALTWFFWLVYKNPRVEKEILKEMVNEKKESSVYEEVKDMVYTHAALCESMRLYPPVPLNGKQAAKDDVLPDGTFVKKGCPITYHVYAMGWSEDIWGPDVTEFRPERWLTRDLDSGRWVFKPKDVFKYPVFQAGPRVCLGKEMAFLQMKRVVAGVLKSFKLVPVMDNRVEPVYFASFTAKMKDGFPVRIEKRDG, encoded by the coding sequence ATGATTGATCTTCTTGAGCTAAATTCAAcctcttttctctttttattactCCTTCCATtaactttcttcttcttcaaatccATAATCTCCATTATTATTTCTTTGATCAAACAACCCTCAACAAATAAATATGCTCCGAGATCATACCCTTTGATCGGATCAGTATTCGCTATACTACGAAACAAACACCGGTTCATCCAATGGACATCCGACGTTGTCAACAACAGCCCGACAAAAACCATGATGCTACACCGCCCTCTAGGCAGTGTCCGTGTCATCACCTCTAACCCTGACGTGGTTCGCCACATGCTCAAAACCAACTTCCACCTGTACCCGAAAGGCGAGCCAGCTAGAAACATTGGCTATGATTTACTTGGAGAAGGCATTTTCAATATTGATGGTGAGGAGTGGAAGTTTCAGAGACAACTTTCGAGTCACGAATTTAATACGAAGTCTCTAAAGAATTTCGTCGAACACGTTGTAGGCACCGAGCTCAACGATCGTCTATTGCCAATTTTAACAGCCTCTGCAGCTACGAAAACTACGATTCTTGACTTCCAAGATATACTACAAAGATTTGCGTTTGATAATATATGCAAAATTGCATTCGGATATGATCCTGCTTATTTAACTCCTTCACTTCCTGAAGCTATATTTGCTACTGCTTTTGAAGAAGCTGTTCTGATCACAACAGGCAGGATTCGCTCTAATCTTCCGTTGATTTGGAAACTTAAGCGCTTTCTCAACGTTGGTTCGGAGAAACGACTTCGTGACGCTGTCGTTATCATTCGAGAATTCGCTAATAAAGTCACCAGAGAAAAAAAGATGCAACTCCAAGGAAAATCGTCTCTTGATTCGGTTGACTTACTTCATCGGTTTCTAGTATCGGGTCATTCTGATGAAAACTTTGTTGCTGATATTGTTATCAGCTTTGTACTAGCCGGAAGAGATACCACGTCCGCTGCGCTGACGTGGTTCTTCTGGCTAGTTTACAAAAATCCTAGAGTCGAAAAAGAGATTTTAAAAGAGATGGTAAATGAGAAAAAAGAAAGCTCGGTTTACGAAGAAGTGAAAGATATGGTTTACACCCATGCTGCCCTATGCGAAAGCATGAGATTGTATCCTCCTGTGCCGTTAAACGGGAAACAAGCTGCAAAAGATGACGTTTTGCCCGACGGAACTTTCGTTAAAAAAGGATGTCCCATTACATATCATGTTTATGCAATGGGATGGTCTGAGGATATCTGGGGCCCTGACGTCACGGAGTTTAGGCCGGAGAGGTGGTTAACGAGAGATCTTGATTCGGGTCGTTGGGTGTTTAAACCAAAGGATGTGTTTAAGTATCCGGTGTTCCAAGCTGGGCCGCGAGTTTGTTTGGGGAAAGAGATGGCATTTTTGCAGATGAAGAGAGTCGTGGCCGGtgttttgaaaagttttaaGCTCGTTCCGGTTATGGATAACCGCGTTGAGCCGGTTTACTTTGCTTCTTTCACGGCTAAGATGAAAGATGGATTTCCTGTACGGATTGAAAAACGGGACGGGTAA
- the LOC122593559 gene encoding uncharacterized protein LOC122593559 — translation MDNHEMLIGQRRDMSLVQNQQLVLRHGQGLVVGQNHNMGLGPHNHKQDIKLGQNHNQDMHLGHSHGHGHDRELLLNHDDGNRHDNGYDEIDEGDDIDHGIDRDQDRTKNHDSHLVLSDQAPLGLSDSNGLAVVNNHELDENLDLVMHPHPEMGMVPLTAQPPDLVVTTPVIQSRTLAPSPNYELMVGQEFPDVTSCRRALRHTAIALHFEIQTVKSDKTRFTAKCASEGCPWRIHAAKLPGVPTFTIRTIHGDHTCGGIAHLGHQQASVQWVANSVEQRLKENPQCKPKEILEEIHRVHGITLSYKQAWRGKERIMAALRGSFEEDYRLLPQYCDQVRRTNPDSIASVYVNPSDNCFQRLFISFQASIYGFLNACRPLLGLDSTVLKSKYLGTLLFATGFDGDGALFPLAFGVVDEENNDNWMWFLSELHNLLEINTENMPRLTILSDRQKSVVDGVEANFPTAFHGFCMRHLSESFRKEFNNTMLVNLLWDAANALTVMEFESKILEIEEISQEAAYWIRRVPARLWATAYFEGTRFGHLTANIVESLNVWILEASGLPIIQMMECIRRQLMTWFNERREASMQWTSILVPTAERRVLEAIDRAQTYQVLKANEAEFEVISHEGTNIVDIRNRCCLCRGWQLYGLPCAHAVAALLSCRQNVHRFTESCFTVATYRKAYSQTIHPVPDKNLWKEMLLDGVPQGEGSNSVTEIIINPPKSLRPPGRPRKRRVRSEDRGRVKRIVHCSRCNQTGHFRTTCSAPI, via the coding sequence ATGGACAACCATGAGATGCTTATTGGGCAAAGGCGGGATATGTCATTGGTTCAAAACCAGCAATTGGTTTTAAGGCATGGTCAGGGTTTAGTGGTTGGGCAGAACCATAATATGGGATTAGGTCCCCACAACCACAAGCAAGACATAAAGTTAGGCCAGAATCATAATCAAGATATGCATTTGGGACATAGTCATGGACATGGTCATGACCGTGAATTACTACTGAACCATGATGATGGCAATCGACATGATAACGGATATGATGAAATTGATGAAGGGGATGATATTGATCATGGTATTGATCGTGACCAAGACAGAACAAAAAACCATGATTCCCATTTGGTTCTTTCTGATCAAGCGCCATTAGGTTTATCTGATAGCAACGGATTAGCGGTTGTAAATAACCACGAGCTTGATGAAAACTTGGACCTCGTGATGCATCCACACCCTGAAATGGGTATGGTTCCTTTAACAGCCCAACCCCCTGATCTCGTTGTCACAACCCCAGTCATCCAAAGCAGAACATTAGCCCCGTCTCCGAACTATGAACTAATGGTTGGTCAGGAGTTTCCAGATGTTACTAGCTGTCGAAGGGCCTTAAGACATACCGCGATTGCTCTGCATTTCGAGATACAAACCGTTAAATCTGACAAAACACGTTTCACTGCCAAGTGTGCTAGTGAAGGTTGCCCATGGAGGATACACGCAGCTAAGCTACCAGGTGTCCCGACTTTCACCATCCGAACCATCCATGGTGACCACACCTGTGGTGGAATCGCGCACCTTGGTCACCAACAGGCTTCGGTTCAGTGGGTTGCTAATTCGGTTGAACAACGGTTAAAAGAAAATCCACAATGCAAACCAAAGGAGATCCTGGAAGAGATTCACCGTGTTCATGGGATTACATTGTCATATAAACAAGCATGGAGAGGTAAAGAGAGAATCATGGCTGCTTTACGAGGatcttttgaagaagattaCCGTCTTTTACCTCAGTATTGTGATCAAGTCAGACGGACAAATCCCGACAGCATAGCATCAGTTTATGTGAATCCCAGTGATAACTGTTTTCAAAggttatttatatcttttcaaGCTTCAATTTACGGGTTTTTGAATGCTTGTAGACCGCTTCTTGGGTTGGACAGCACCGTTTTGAAAAGCAAGTATCTCGGTACATTACTTTTTGCAACCGGTTTTGACGGTGATGGCGCTTTGTTTCCTTTGGCTTTTGGGGTGGTTGATGAAGAAAATAACGATAATTGGATGTGGTTTCTTTCTGAATTGCATAATTTGTTAGAAATCAACACGGAAAACATGCCGAGGCTTACTATTTTATCCGACAGACAAAAAAGTGTTGTTGATGGTGTGGAAGCCAATTTTCCAACAGCTTTTCATGGATTCTGCATGCGTCATCTTAGTGAAAGTTTCAGAAAAGAGTTCAATAACACTATGCTTGTTAACCTTTTATGGGATGCAGCCAATGCACTTACCGTTATGGAATTTGAATCCAAAATCTTGGAAATTGAAGAGATATCCCAAGAAGCTGCTTATTGGATTAGGCGGGTCCCTGCTCGTTTATGGGCCACAGCTTATTTTGAAGGAACCCGCTTTGGCCATTTGACAGCTAACATTGTAGAATCATTAAATGTGTGGATTCTAGAAGCTTCTGGCCTTCCCATAattcaaatgatggaatgtatTCGTAGGCAACTGATGACATGGTTCAACGAACGACGTGAAGCCAGTATGCAATGGACTTCAATACTTGTTCCTACTGCAGAAAGACGGGTCTTGGAAGCCATTGACCGGGCCCAAACATATCAAGTTCTCAAAGCAAATGAGGCTGAATTTGAGGTTATTTCACACGAAGGGACAAACATTGTTGATATTAGGAACCGGTGTTGTTTGTGTAGGGGATGGCAGCTTTACGGGCTGCCATGTGCTCATGCCGTGGCAGCTCTTCTTTCTTGTAGACAAAATGTTCACCGGTTTACCGAAAGTTGTTTCACGGTTGCAACTTATAGGAAAGCATACTCGCAGACAATTCATCCGGTTCCTGATAAAAACCTATGGAAAGAAATGCTATTGGATGGAGTTCCACAAGGAGAAGGTAGTAACAGCGTGACAGAGATTATTATTAATCCACCAAAGTCACTCCGACCCCCAGGAAGACCAAGAAAGAGGAGAGTTCGGTCAGAAGATAGAGGGCGTGTGAAAAGGATTGTGCATTGTAGTCGGTGCAATCAGACAGGTCACTTTAGAACTACTTGTTCTGCTCCTATATGA
- the LOC122590966 gene encoding calmodulin calcium-dependent NAD kinase-like, with amino-acid sequence MEILEEIVSEAKEFLCDFFDDDNIYTQIILASSIGLIIAAAMHIRFGKISNQKIIPWIRVSKTRQPLKMERFPDYVARQMGFHDNRECPYMCKLASDYIRKEEGCEEEMYSFFADNPQADSLFIKLIEEFERCILSYFAFHWSHASFMISQVLGPDGHEPKKKLKNIVMQATREQRFERVTKNLKVARVFTTLVEEMKAIGLVSADDSQCTDVMVPMAHKDRSPLLLFMGGGMGAGKSTVLKDLLKEPFWAGASANAVVIEADAFKESDVIYRALSKRGHHDMLHTAELVHQSSTDAASSLLVTALNEGRDVIMDGTLSWVPFVVQTITMARNVHRKRYRMGPGYKVNSDGSVIENYWEQLEEESELVDGNQKRRPYRIELVGVVCDPYLAVIRGIRRAVMCRRAVRVRSQLTSHKRFAKAFVTYCQLVDNARLYLTNALEGPPKLIGWKDKEKTLLVDPDEIKILNMLQKLNETADSIYELYKKPSPANEQGSVWKDIVMSPTRLSIQKELKYAIQKAEVSK; translated from the exons ATGGAGATACTTGAAGAAATTGTATCCGAAGCAAAAGAATTTTTATGTGATTTCTTTGACGAcgacaatatatatacacaaattatATTAGCATCTTCTATCGGTTTGATAATTGCAGCTGCAATGCACATCCGTTTTGGGAAAATAAGCAACCAAAAGATCATACCATGGATACGAGTTTCTAAAACCAGACAACCATTAAAGATGGAGAGATTTCCTGATTATGTAG CTAGACAGATGGGTTTTCATGATAACCGAGAATGTCCATATATGTGCAAATTAGCTTCTGATTACATCAGGAAAGAAGAAGGGTGTGAGGAAGAGATGTATTCGTTTTTCGCAGATAATCCACAGGCTGATTCTCtgtttataaaattgattgAGGAATTTGAGAGATGTATTCTTAGTTACTTTGCTTTTCATTGGAGCCATGCTTCTTTCATGATCAGCCAG GTTTTGGGCCCTGATGGACATGAGCCGAAAAAGAAGCTCAAGAACATAGTCATGCAAGCCACGAG GGAACAGAGGTTTGAGAGGGTGACAAAGAACCTGAAAGTAGCACGGGTGTTCACAACATTAGTAGAGGAAATGAAGGCAATAGGCCTTGTATCTGCAGACGATTCACAATGTACTGATGTTATGGTTCCAATGGCACACAAAGATCGTAGTCCACTTCTCCTTTTTATGGGTGGTGGCATGGGAGCCGGAAAGAGTACTGTTCTTAAGGACCTTCTTAAAGA GCCATTTTGGGCAGGAGCATCAGCAAATGCTGTTGTGATAGAGGCAGATGCATTCAAAGAATCTGATGTTATTTATAGAGCTCTTAGCAAGAGAGGCCATCATGACATGCTTCATACAGCTGAACTG GTGCATCAATCGTCTACGGATGCAGCATCATCACTTCTTGTAACAGCACTAAACGAGGGTAGAGATGTGATTATGGACGGGACTCTCTCGTGGGTTCCCTTTGTTGTGCAAACTATAACAATGGCAAGAAATGTTCACCGAAAACGTTATCGTATGGGGCCTGGTTACAAAGTAAACTCGGATGGAAGTGTGATTGAGAACTATTGGGAACAACTTGAAGAAGAAAGTGAGTTAGTAGATGGTAATCAAAAAAGAAGACCATACAGGATAGAACTAGTTGGTGTTGTTTGTGATCCTTATTTAGCTGTCATAAGAGGCATAAG GAGAGCTGTTATGTGCCGAAGAGCTGTGAGGGTCAGGTCACAGCTAACATCACACAAGCGATTTGCAAAGGCCTTTGTGACATACTGTCAACTTGTAGACAACGCAAGATTATATCTAACCAATGCTTTAGAAGGACCACccaag CTGATAGGATGGAAAGACAAAGAAAAGACATTATTGGTTGATCCAGACGAAATCAAGATATTGAATATGTTACAAAAGCTGAACGAGACAGCAGACTCAATATATGAACTTTATAAGAAACCAAGTCCAGCGAATGAACAAGGCTCGGTATGGAAAGACATTGTTATGTCACCTACAAGGTTAAGTATTCAGAAAGAGCTCAAGTATGCTATTCAGAAAGCTGAAGTCTCCAAATAA
- the LOC122590965 gene encoding histone H1-like, translated as MAPTSSHPPYFEMIKDAIVTLKDRTGSSIPAISKFIEEKYKDLPPNFKKLLSVQLRKNVAAEKLVKVKASYKLPPKNAPADSSAPAPAKKIPAKSTGGAKPKAKAKDKTKPAAKPKAAAATKAKPAAKPKAAAATKAKPVTKPKAKAAVKPKAAVKPAVKAARKSTRTTPSKAAAAKPAVKKAAAKKPAAPKKGAAATKKGKK; from the exons atgGCGCCCACATCTTCTCATCCTCCTTACTTTGAG ATGATTAAGGATGCAATTGTGACATTGAAAGATAGAACAGGATCAAGTATTCCGGCGATTTCCAAATTTATTGAGGAGAAATACAAGGATTTGCCGCCCAATTTTAAGAAATTACTGTCCGTACAGTTGAGAAAAAATGTTGCTGCTGAGAAGCTTGTGAAGGTCAAAGCTTCTTACAAGTTGCCGCCGAAGAATGCGCCGGCCGATTCATCTGCTCCGGCGCCGGCTAAAAAAATTCCGGCGAAATCTACAGGCGGAGCAAAACCTAAAGCTAAAGCTAAGGATAAGACTAAACCAGCTGCTAAGCCGAAGGCAGCCGCGGCTACAAAAGCCAAGCCGGCTGCTAAGCCGAAAGCAGCCGCGGCTACAAAAGCCAAGCCAGTTACCAAGCCGAAAGCCAAAGCGGCAGTTAAACCTAAGGCGGCTGTGAAGCCGGCGGTGAAGGCAGCTAGGAAATCGACCAGAACGACGCCGAGTAAGGCAGCTGCGGCGAAGCCGGCGGTGAAGAAGGCGGCGGCTAAGAAGCCAGCTGCGCCGAAGAAAGGAGCCGCGGCTACAAAGAAAGGAAAGAAGTGA